The following is a genomic window from Thunnus maccoyii chromosome 13, fThuMac1.1, whole genome shotgun sequence.
GTGTAAATTGAGAAGAACACTACATTAAGTTCCATAAAAAGCATGTCCTTGTGTTGTATTCTGTGCAGTTGTTTAACAACAGAGGAGTGAATATTAGAGCTAAGGAACATTATTTTTACCTGATGTGATACCGCAAAGTAGTCTGGTGTTACTGGTGGCAGCAGTGACAAACTGAAGCCTCAGTGTCTGCAGGCAGATTTGTGCCTAAATATGTGATTTGTCttcaaatattttgtgcatCTGTAAGATGTCATCTACATTCAAAATTTTGGGCTGTTTGAAATACTGCTGATCATGAGTCATTGATGAAAACTACTGAATTATTACTCTACCAGGGCATCTAAAAACAAGGACATATGGGACACATTCAAAGCAGAGGATGATTGTTTCATCTGACTTTAGCAGAAAGACTCTTGACTTTCCCCAGAACCTATCTATATATCATCACAGAGTCAGAAGATGATTTCAAACAAGAGACTAGATGCgctgactttttaaatattcaatcaaatctttttagttttagttaggTTAATCTATCGTATACAGGACACCTTATAGGCTATGTTTTGAGTCACTGACATATTTGTTGAAATGtggaaatgtggaaaataaaaaaataataataaaaaaatgctACAACTGTACAACTAttgttctcttttttcctcttggaAGATTTCCCACATTAAATGTGTGCACTATCCATTTATCGTCTGTTCGAAgataatctaatctaatttcGTTTCAGTGGTTTAGTTCCCAACCCAGTCAACCCAATCAAACAAATGTTTGCCTGTGTTGGTTAAACTAAACAATTACTTGAAAGTAAAGCTATAAGATATTTTCATTTAGCTCTATAAAAAGCCCACTTCTTAGCAAGATAGTCACATCATAGCATAGGATATAACAGGCCAGGTTATTGATCTTTATTATTATAGGCGTATTGAtagatttattattaatatgtattaaaaattataattatcTGAGGTAACTACAGGTAACAATGTTTTTCTATATAGTTTTCTACAAGTTAACTCAATACTTTATAAAATGGGCTACATTACCATATGAACTTTAAACACATTATGCATGGCAGATCATCATACAATTAAGCTGCCACAAAGTGAGGGGATATGAGCATAGACTGAATATAAAGATGTTAGCTATAAAATAGTAAAGCGGCCTGCCCTCTGGTGGCTTTTAATGCATATGAACCAACTCAGTGGCATTTGCACTTAAAATATCAATTCCAGGATATGTACGGACATTATGTCCACACTGCTACTTTATCTTCACATGTAGGCtacaatttattattttctacgACTTCATTATCAGTTGTcacacattgttgtttttacgtAGCGGAACTGATGTAGGCCTAAGTATCGACGGAGCTGTTTCACGGCTACACAGTCGTCTTCTGTTTAAATGTGTCCTCTACAGCGTGTTGTTGGTTATGAAAAGTCCAGAGTTATGCAGGTTATGGAAACTTAACCTCGGTTCTTCGACGGACAGAATCAcccagagagaaaaacaggtaCGGTCAAGCCAGATAGCCTTATTCTGGACAGTGTTAGCTAACCTACAGTGTAGTGTGATAGTGTTATTCTGGACAGTGTTAGCTAACCTACAGTGTAGTGTGATAGTGTTATTCTGGACAGTGTTAGCTAACCTACAGTGTAGTGTGATAGCGTTACTCTGGACAGTGTTAGCTAACCTACAGTGTAGTGTGATAGCCTCATTCTGGACAGTGTTAGCTAACCTGCAGTGTAGTGTGATAGTGTTATTCTGGACAGTGTTAGCTAACCTACAGTGTAGTGTGATAGTGTTATTCTGGACAGTGTTAGCTAACCTACAGTGTAGTGTGATAGTGTTATTCTGGACAGTGTTAGCTAACCTACAGTGTAGTGTGATAGTGTTATTCTGGACAGTGTTAGCTAACCTACAGTGTAGTGTGATAGTGTTATTCTGGACAGTGTTAGCTAACCTACAGTGTAGTGTGATAGTGTTACTCTGGACAGTGTTAGCTAACCTACAGTGTACAgtgtacagtcaatatttatttcagaattATGCACTCTTTCACACCTTTGCACTATTTGCATCCTTTTTACAAAAATGGTTCTACCTGTCTAGacattgtatgttgttgtttctatatgtatgtatctattttttcaccCACTTGCTTGTACATAATAgtgatatgtttatgtttaattatctttgtttgGCTTGTTGTCCATGTACATCTTTCTGAAGATTTTTGTGAGTAAGCTCATTGAGAGCCACTAGAAACTGGAATCAAATTCCTTGCATGCATATATACTTTCATGGACAATAAACCTGAATCTGATTCTAAATGTAGCAGCTGGTCGAGCTCACATTAATTGTACACAGTAGCTACAGTACAATccttgagtaaatgttcttaGTTACATCCCACCACTACTGGTGTGTAGAGATGTGGGATAACTTTGTACTGCTGAAATAAtataatcattaataaaaatacatgctATTTCAAGAATTTTGTGACATGTAGTTACTAAGTACCTTAGGAGACAGGATAGatttacaacacacacaaaaaaccatAAACACTCataaaagatgagaaaataggattaaaactaaaatataatgCAAAGTTAAAGATAAGACGGAGCAGTACCATATCTAGTTACTATATAGGTCCTTTCATTCTCTAACACAAAGTTTTAGAAAGTGCGTTAAATTACACAGCTGGAGATTTAGAGAAAAATTGCATCGTCAAAAGGCCTGGACAGCCAGAAAGAACAACTAGGAGAAAAAAGCAGCCAGGAAGTCCTGtattattaaagctgcattattaCTTGTTTACTTAATAACATCTTGTGTTGTCTTCAGCAGACTTCCTGAGTCAATACCGTACATTTACACAGGATGGCATCCCCTTCACCTCATGACCGCAGCCGTAAAGACGATGAGGATGACCCTGTTGAACGGATGATATCGCGCACAGGCTGTGCCGAGCTACACTATGCTGTGCAGGAGTGCATGGCTGAACACCAGGACTGGCGTGTGTGCCAGAGCCAGGTCCAGACTTTCAAAGACTGTATGATGAATTTCCAGAACATGCGGAAAAAACAGCTGATGAAACAGCAGCCAACCTCCACTGAGTCCGCACCCAGCTGaactcacaaaaccacacaaacacacacacacacacatagagtggTTTGGAGTATTGAGGACCTGTTTGATATGTTTGATGTGGAAAGactgtatttaatgtaattatttgtaATGAAAATCAGCAAGTATAAGCAGCTAAAAATAAGCCTGACTTGGACTTTCACGTATGTGGTGTAGAGCCTGACCTGTAAATCAGATATATCATCTTAGCTGTATCTGTTTATATGTtgactgataaataaaaatatttttgagtaCAGAAATTCCAAAGAcatgtttgaggtcatttagaaacaagCTCTTTATTACATGGTTTGTCCAAAAAAGGACAGGtccacattttttcaagtctgtcttaaaacaatagtcacatgcccaaattaacatgtttttcttgccataaccattcctcctgttcatactggccattaaaagatctctTCATAGTGCACTTACAATTTAAGTGATGGGGATacagtcctcctgtgcaaaaatgtatttaaaaatttatctgaagataatgtgaagcttcagtcatccaaattagtcaaatcaagtagatatctttcaacattacagtctttttaatggcaaagtccctctttttgtcactacttccactgcagctcaactgGGAcacactgtccgaggaaacacaaagagggaatttgatgctaaaaagactgtaaatatgggAGCATATGAGCTTCGgaaaaatatattcagaaatacatttttgcacaaaatgactgtgtggacacactgtggataagcacatttgaaggggatcttttaatagccagtatgaacaagaggaatgattacagtgacgaaaacttgtttcagtgttcatatggacaacTGTTGAAAAATTGTGGATCCTTCAATTTTTCAACTGTGAAATGTCACACTCAGTACATATCTTAATGGTCACCACTGTATTATTTATGAAACAAATTGAAGCAAATTTAaggttttttaaatgtcaaattaaaaaaaaaaaactcccataTCAGTGAGGCTCTTGTGTGGGGTACATTTGTGGTATCACACAGACACTTCTTTCATAAATGTATCACAGAACACTTAGGTGTTAACATGCACGTCCCCCAGTACTTCTAAGGAGTAATATCaaggacaaaagaaagaaacacttgCACTGCTGGCTAGATAGCTTGTTCAGAAGATAACCTTGAGTCACTCAGGCTTTAaacttcttttctttgttctaCGCATCAGTCCCCATCGAACTGGGTTTGAGTGAGTGCTTGGAAGTCAAGATTGTAAGATTTTAAAGATGCTCTATATTATCTAAACCTTAAATTTCTCACCTGATTAAACAAAAGGTAGACAGGACAGTTGGCAGAGCAGGCAGTTGTGGGGAGTTAAAAGACAGCTCAAGTTCTAATTGTTAAAAGTGGTAATAGGTGCAACTGAGATTAATTAGTCTGAAGTGTAAACAGTCAAAGGTTTGTTTGTTAAAGTCAAGGTCATTAACCAGAATTCTCTGGTGATGCCATCACAGGGGCCCATTAGTATCATTTTGTGTTGGTTCACTGTTGCATGTTTAATGACAAAACTACCTTTAGAGAACATTATGCAATAGGTGAGTCATATTGCGTGTTTTATTCACTTTGTACAAGCACagttcacaaaatgttttgtaagTTCTCACAGTTTAATAGGCTGTGTGATATATTCATATTCAATAATCATTACATACAAATGTCTGTGCCTCTTCTTAGTTTGCACTGTGGATGGTACAAATCTCTGCAACATGAGGAGTCTTGGGAGCTCACATTTACATCAGTTGTTAGACTCTGCTTGCTCTCACAAAAGGTCATGGAGGTCATTGTGATCAGGGTGGCACAACAGTGCTCTTTGGATTCTCATTTATGCAGTTTGGATGAAGAAAGTCATTGTGGAGGCGggcaggttgtgtgtgtttgtgtgtctgtcccTTGTGGGGGTGGAGAGGTTGGCCTTTTCTTGCTCTCTGACACATACTGACActgacattttctaaaaatacTAAGAGTGACTCCTCTATGTTGACAAGAATCATAAATATCTTTTCAATCCCATGATGACAGAACTGTATAGACCATCAGTGTAGGGAAGACTACAAATACTGGACACTAGAGTAGTGGTTCCCAAAGTGGGTGCCATGAGGATGGGCCAAGGGTGCTGTGAGAATAAATGTATCATTGTTCATCTATTGTGGGTTTTTAATAACGTTTTACAGCAAAAATGtgcaacatttacattaactaCAATCTGCGGTCAGATAAGAAGTCAGCATTCAGAAAAAAGTGATTGTCAGAGCAGCGATGGAAAGgtttgacacaaaaaacagctgaaagaaaTGTTGAAACATCTCAGCTCTCAACACAGAGACGACTGACAAAACTACTCTACTAACGACTTATCCGATAGGTTATGGCTACTTGTGAAAGACGGGTATCCATCATTGTCCATGCACATTCACTGTGGTGTTACATGTTCCCAGATTCATATTTGTCACGTGGCTCTCTGATTGCTGGTgtacatgaaaacaagacaagagatGTCCTGTCAGAGGAGTCAGACCTGCAGGTTGTTCTCTTACCAGCAGCAAGTCACATGTCCCATTGAAATGCCTACaacctttatttgtttttcctcaaacatctgaaatataagctcattttaatggaagaaaattaaagaaatgcatttaacaTGTTAACCTACTTTAATTGTATTCTACAGGAGCTGAGAACCACCATGCTTggagtttattttttgttttttgttttttttgatgcTGTCATCTCGAGATCAAGCGTCAATCAACCCGATATCACGAGAAAACAGGTCGGACAGGTCATATTTTCTTGGATGTCTAACactatgtattttttattttcaagccATAACCATACATGGATATGCTATGTCTACTTGACAACAGAAGTGAGAATGCCTGAGTGAGTCATCCATTTCATGTGAGCAATTAATTCAAAACCCCAggatattaaataaataaacataaccataaccatTCACTACATAGTGTACTCCATTGGCTATCATGATAGTCCAGTTTACATCACTAACAATTTAGATGCTTTTATCATATCATTAATAATAAACCTAATGAACATGTAACAATGCATATTATTTTGTCATGGAGGCACACATTAGTCTAAGTATTTTGTTAGTATCAGAGATTCTGCCATGTAGTCTGACTTCTGGCTATAGGACAATGTAGTTAGTGAGATATGCCACCGCTGAGTGCATATCTCTTCAAACTTCCATATATCTTCCGATATCTTTTTGaaggtgttcctcagccttggcattgattctacaagtctctgaactcttctagagggatgaacaccattcttcaaaaagatattccctcatttggtgttttgatgatggtggtggagagtgctgtctaacacgtcagtccaaaatctcccataggtgttcaactgggttgagatctggtgactgtgaaggccataacacatgtttcacataattttcatactcatcaaccattcagtgacacctCATGCCCTGCGAATttgggcattgtcatcctggaagagaccactcccatctggatagaaatgtttcatcatgggttaaaggtgatcactcagaacaactttgtctTGATTtacagtgacccttccctctaaggggacaagtagACCcaaaaccatgccagcaaaatgctcctcaaagcataacagagccaccagattctctcactgtaggggtcaacCATTCAGATCtttaccagtttttcctttaatttgttacCCGTCACACCGGTATATTGGGGGTTGGGTTGCTTAAGGTGCCATGACAAAGGCTTTCAAGGGGTGAACCACTGCACTGGAATATACCATAATTTAATTCCATAATATAccataatgtaataatgtaaaattaaaatattagtgctttaaaaaaaagtttttctcaGAAAACTGACCTTTATTTTAGTTTCATAAGCttgcatgcatgtttgtgtgtgtgacactcaaaCTCACTAAATCATCATTAAGAACAATAATTAGATGTTTATTTTGAGTGAAAGAGGAGTTTAATCAGAATAAGCTGCAGCTCCACTCTCCATGGATCAAATTAATGTCTTAAATGCCCAATGACTTTCTCAGTATCAGCTGGAAGCTTTTATCTCAAGAGATCAATGAGGAAAGTATATCTGCCACTGCCAACACGTCAGACATGCTGCCATCCACATGCTGCTTTTGTAAGCAGCATCAAACAATCAGGTAAGACTTTTAgcacatttaaacatgtttggattaattgagaatatatattaatatactgttAAGTTTGAATGTGCTTATTAAACTGGCATGAAATTTATGCATGTGGGTTTATAACCTCTATAGAGGTCTAATGTGCAATGTTGTATGATTTCTCTGTTCATCAGGCCGGAGAGTTTTTATGCAGAGGCTGTCCTGCAAGTGTTGCAAGAGTTCAACTATGTCTTTTCTCAGGACTGTTTTAAACAACTCTGTCATCATTCATCCTCCGGGCTTCTATATCATTGGATTTCAAACATTTCCTTACATCAGTGTCTACTTCATCTTTTTAGCATTTGTCTATGTGGTTACACTGCTGTTCAATAGTTTGGTGATCTACGTTATTGCTTTTAATCATTGTTTACACACTCCTAAGTTTTTGGCTGTTGTCAATCTCTCAGTAATTGATGTGATTCTAAACACATGTACTATTCCCAGCATGATAAAGATATTCCTTGTTAAGGACAATTTTATTCCTTTCAACTTATGCTTGTTACAGATGTTTGTATACTATACATTTGGGACTTTGGAGTCATATGCACTGGCTGTACTTGCCTATGACAGGTTGATCGCAATATGTTTCCCTCTGCGGCAAAACTCCATCAACACTGTGCGGAGCATGTGTTGTATTGTTGGTCTGACTTGGTCTTTTGCTCTGGGTGTTACAGCATTTACAACAGGTATAATGACTCAATTGTCTTTTTGTAATTCTGTCAGAGTGTTCAGCTATTTCTGTGACTATGCACCTGTGTTTAGACTGGCCTGTAATGATTACACAATGCAGTGGTTTGCAGCTTCATTTCTCACTGTTTTGCTCCTTGTAGGACCCTTTACTTTCATTCTTCTGTCCTATGTCAGCATCCTGGTGACTGTGTTCAGGATGAAATCACTGGACAGTCGGGTGAAAGCTCTGGCCACTTGTGTTGAACATCTCATCCTTGTGGCTGTATTTTACATTCCTCTTATTACCATTTTTACTATCGGGTTTTATCTGCGAGCTATTAACCCAGACCAGCGTGTGCTGAGCCTGTCGCTGGCCTCTTGCATCCCACCCTGCATCAATCCTATTGTTTATTCCTTGAAAACTAAAGAGATCAAAATCAGAGCTGTTGCACTGGttagaaaaattaaaattggcacacaacaaacacaccaacatgAAAACTATACTTTCAATATTAATAAGACGTAGCAATAATCTAGATGTTTGTGCAGTATCTGTCAGGCGTTTGACAGAAAGATGTCAAACTGGTCACGTGAGGTCACCAGCAGCAAGAGGGCTATGAACAGAGAACTGTAGGCAAACCACACAATTTAATTTTATGTGATTTAATTAATGTTGTCATAATGTGTAAtataacacatacatatatgtttaGCTGAAGAGAGTCAAGGCCTTACACTAAAGAAAAGAataatttcatgtcatttttaccACTTTTATGTAACACATAGATGTATTCTATAGGTATTGAACAAAC
Proteins encoded in this region:
- the LOC121910321 gene encoding cytochrome c oxidase assembly factor 4 homolog, mitochondrial; this encodes MASPSPHDRSRKDDEDDPVERMISRTGCAELHYAVQECMAEHQDWRVCQSQVQTFKDCMMNFQNMRKKQLMKQQPTSTESAPS
- the LOC121910569 gene encoding olfactory receptor 2AT4-like isoform X1 translates to MTFSVSAGSFYLKRSMRKVYLPLPTRQTCCHPHAAFVSSIKQSGRRVFMQRLSCKCCKSSTMSFLRTVLNNSVIIHPPGFYIIGFQTFPYISVYFIFLAFVYVVTLLFNSLVIYVIAFNHCLHTPKFLAVVNLSVIDVILNTCTIPSMIKIFLVKDNFIPFNLCLLQMFVYYTFGTLESYALAVLAYDRLIAICFPLRQNSINTVRSMCCIVGLTWSFALGVTAFTTGIMTQLSFCNSVRVFSYFCDYAPVFRLACNDYTMQWFAASFLTVLLLVGPFTFILLSYVSILVTVFRMKSLDSRVKALATCVEHLILVAVFYIPLITIFTIGFYLRAINPDQRVLSLSLASCIPPCINPIVYSLKTKEIKIRAVALVRKIKIGTQQTHQHENYTFNINKT
- the LOC121910569 gene encoding olfactory receptor 2AT4-like isoform X2 gives rise to the protein MRKVYLPLPTRQTCCHPHAAFVSSIKQSGRRVFMQRLSCKCCKSSTMSFLRTVLNNSVIIHPPGFYIIGFQTFPYISVYFIFLAFVYVVTLLFNSLVIYVIAFNHCLHTPKFLAVVNLSVIDVILNTCTIPSMIKIFLVKDNFIPFNLCLLQMFVYYTFGTLESYALAVLAYDRLIAICFPLRQNSINTVRSMCCIVGLTWSFALGVTAFTTGIMTQLSFCNSVRVFSYFCDYAPVFRLACNDYTMQWFAASFLTVLLLVGPFTFILLSYVSILVTVFRMKSLDSRVKALATCVEHLILVAVFYIPLITIFTIGFYLRAINPDQRVLSLSLASCIPPCINPIVYSLKTKEIKIRAVALVRKIKIGTQQTHQHENYTFNINKT